Part of the Leptolyngbya sp. BL0902 genome, TTAGCGGTAAATTTGGCAGGAAATGTATCGGAAAAATTGGCGGAACATGGGGCGAATGTTGACCCCGTCTCCAATACGCCCAGCCCTAATGCAGACTATGGGGATCTATGGCTGTCCCTAGAGCGCAAGGTGCGGCAACATTTGGATCAGTCCCTCGCGGCGATGCCGGACTTGTTTGAAGGCAAAGTCCCTTGGCTGATGGGCCAGCACCTTCCCAGGGGAACGGCGGTGGTGATCGCCAACAGTATGCCGATCCGCGATGCCGAATGGTTTTGGCCCCCCAACCAGCGCCACCTGCGGATCTTCTGCAACCGAGGAGCCAACGGCATTGACGGCACCCTCTCCACCGCCCTGGGGATTGCCCATCGCGGTGTGCCCACGGTTCTGCTGACGGGAGATTTAGCCCTGCTCCACGACACCAACGGTTGGCTGAATCTCCCTCGTCTGCAAGGGCATTTAACCGTAATTCTCATCAACAACCAGGGCGGCGGCATTTTTGAAATGCTGCCCATTTCCCAATGCGAGCCCCCCTTTGAGGACTTTTTTGCCACCCCCCAAACCGTAAACTGGAACCACCTCTGCGCCGCCTATGGGGTCAACTATGAAGCCATCAAAACCTGGAGCCAACTGCAATCCCGTCTTCAATTTTTGCCCAGCCATGGGGTGCGCGTGCTAGAGGTACGTTGCAACCGCAAACAATCGACCCAACTTCGCCAATCTTTGTTTCATCGAGAAATAAATCTAACTTGACGCTCTGAGGCAGCTAGCTTCTCCCATGGCAGGAGAACATTCCAGGGTAAATGGATTATCTTCGCGTGGTCAGGCATAGGCTGATAAAGCTTTCTACTGCACAGCCGTCTTGGTTCAAAGTAGAAAGCATCTCTCCTATCTATGAACCAAGACAGCCAAAATTCACACTAGTCTTTGGTCTCGGAGGCAGCTTCCATCTTGGTGGAGATTTTTTCCTTAATTTCTTCCAGACTGGGCATAAATTCCTTTTTCTTTTCTAGGCCCAGCTTGATTTTCTCGCCAATTTCTTCTGCCGTAGGAGCCATCTCTGACCCAGGGGCATCAGGGGCAAACTTTTCCTTGGCCTTCATCCCAGCTTCAATTTTCTCCACAATTTCATCGGGAGTGGGCATGAAGAGTTCTTTTTTCTTCATGAAAACTTCTTTCTTTTGTTCTGGTGTGAGGGCCGCGAATAGTTCCTGAGTGGGTACTGCTTTCATGGTTGCCGACAGCTCAGACTTTTGTTCCTTGGTCAGAGCCATGGATTTAAAGGCTTTACGCAGGCTGTAGCCGTCCTCAATAGCCTGTTCAAACTTTGCCCGTTGATCAGGGAAGAGTACTGCCTCAATCTTAGGCACATATTCTGACTCTAACTGCTCCATGAGTTCCTGCTGATCGGTAGTTAGATCGAGTCCTTGTAGCCAGGGAAGCCCCATTGTTTTGGCCTGAACTGGTTGGCCAGCGACCACCATAGTCAAGAGGGCTGAAATCAAAACCGCTAGTAATGTCCGCAACATATCGACTTTTCTCCATCTCAAAAATACTGCTTTACACGTTGAGAGGTCAGCCCTCTGAAGTGTCTTCCTTGGGCACCCTAGCATGTTCAGCAAAGGCAACCACTGCCATAAAGGATATAACAATTGTAGGTAAAACCAAGCTCCACCAGGTTTCCGAAATTAAAACGAAATATGTAGCAGCCAGTCCCCCCAGAGCAAAGCCAATCATGATTGGGACAATTCGCCCCATGCGTTCCATAGCTTCCTCGGCGGCTTGAGCAGCTTTTTTATCATCTTTGGAAGCCATTTTAGAAAGAGCGATTTGCACTAAATCAATCGTCAGCTGGGTTGTATTTCCAGTCATTACCGTGGTAGGAATATAGCTTTTGAAAACTCCCTTTGCTTCTTTCATTAGGGCATTTTGAATGGCCATAGCGACCACTCCAGCCATGCCAATAGGTAAGATGTATTCTTCTTGAACATTGAAAATCAGGTAGGGTGACAGCGTTACCCCTACCCATAGGAAAATGATGAGTGCAAGGGCCTCAGCCGTGAGCAGAATTGCGAAGACAGGCCACTTTTTATGGCGGGCATAACGAGCCAGTAGAGAGGTAGCCGCCACCGCAATCATAAAGACGGGGAACATGAGCAAATGGGTGATGGTAGACTCCTCATCAGCTTGGACGAATTCATAGCCTGCAAGGGCAATGTTGCCTGTGACATGGGCCGTAAAGATGCCAAATAAAATGATGAAGGCTGACGTATCGACAAATCCAGCCACCCAGCTCAGCATGAAGCCCGCAGGGCCATCGCTAAGAAGATATTGACCGAAGTGAAAATCCGACTTTGGGGGAGAGGTAGCAACCATAGCTTTGACGTAGAACGAAGGCGAAATCGGGCAGAGCAAAAGGAGTTAGGAATCTTGAGAATCCCCCCTGTCTTGATAGATATTGTTCTTGGATATAGGGTTGTTAGATATCAAGATTCACTAGCCTCGGTAAATCACAAATGTGCTCTTTTGCCACAATCCAGCCCCTAACCTAACTCTCTTTCCCCCAGGGAGAGGGCCTTTAAAGACCATTTCCGGCTCTCCTCTCCTCGTGGGAGCGTTGGGGGTGTAGCTTGCTTCCCGTGGGTGGACGGCGGGGGCTTTGCAATCTACTGAGCCTGGCTGGGGGGATACCATAATCATCCGAGGTCGCCTAGGACAACGTGGTAGCGCAGATGACGAATGGCGTTGAAATGCTGACCCTATGGGCTGACCTCCTATGGATTACTCGTA contains:
- a CDS encoding YoaK family protein codes for the protein MVATSPPKSDFHFGQYLLSDGPAGFMLSWVAGFVDTSAFIILFGIFTAHVTGNIALAGYEFVQADEESTITHLLMFPVFMIAVAATSLLARYARHKKWPVFAILLTAEALALIIFLWVGVTLSPYLIFNVQEEYILPIGMAGVVAMAIQNALMKEAKGVFKSYIPTTVMTGNTTQLTIDLVQIALSKMASKDDKKAAQAAEEAMERMGRIVPIMIGFALGGLAATYFVLISETWWSLVLPTIVISFMAVVAFAEHARVPKEDTSEG